A window of Hymenobacter siberiensis genomic DNA:
CACCAGCGCCCCCGACAATAGCCGGCCCAACAGGGGCGGCGGGGCAATGCGGTCGGGCGTGCCCGGCAGCTTATCCACCACCACTTCACCAGCGGCCAGCAATTTCAGCAAATCGGCGGTCATGGGCTTTTGCAAAAAACGTAGCCGCGAATCTTCGAGGCCCGCGTGTGGCTGCCGCGAAAAGTAGTGGCTCAGGAAAGCTGGGGCGCTCATGCTGCGCATGCCGGCAAGCGTGGCAAAGCCCAGCACGGGCCAAAACTTTGCGGGACGATGGGTCTTTCTGGAGTTTTTCATAACGACTTAATAATAGGACTTACGCACTTCAAAAGCTATGTAACCTGAAAATCAACGACTTGCATTAAAGACATATATTTATTATATTGCTGTTTTTCAGCTAGTTAGTGCTTCAACTGCGTAAGTCCTAAATAAGAATGTTATTAAACGCCGGGCAAGATTTTTGGGCTATCCTGAAACCAAAAAAAGCGGCCGGCAATAACTGCCGGCCGCTTTCGGGGTACTTCAACCTAACAGCGCGTGCCTACACGCCCAGCAGCAGACGCGAGGGGTCTTCGAGCAGCTCCTTCACCCGTACCAGGAACGACACCGACTCGCGGCCGTCGATAATACGGTGGTCATAGCTCAGGGCCAAGTACATCATGGGGCGAATCACAACCTGGCCGTTTTCGGCGATGGGGCGCTGGATGATGTTGTGCATGCCCAGAATGGCCGACTGCGGCGCATTGATGATGGGCGTACTGAGCATGGAGCCGAATACGCCGCCGTTGGTGAGCGTAAACGTGCCGCCGGTCATCTGCTCAATGGTGAGCTTGTTGTCGCGGGCCAGGCCGGCCAGGCGCACCACTTCCTTCTCAATGCCCTCGAAGCTCAGCTGCTCGGCGTTGCGAATCACGGGCACCACCAGGCCTTTCGGGGCCGATACGGCGATGCTGATGTCGCAGAAATCGTTGAATACGATGTCCGTGCCGTCAATCTGGGCATTCACCGAAGGCCACTCCTTCAGGGCTACGCACACGGCCTTCGTGAAGAAGGACATGAAGCCCAGGCCCACACCATTCTTGGCCTTGAACTGGTCTTTGAACTTGTTGCGCAGGTCCATGATGGGCTGCATGTTCACCTCGTTGAAGGTGGTGAGCATGGCCGTTTCGTTTTTCACCGTTACCAGGCGGCGGGCCACTGTTTTGCGCAGATTGCTCATGCGCTCGCGGCGCACTTCGCGGCTGCCACCGGCTGCCTGGCTGCTGGTGGCTGGTACCTGGGCTGTTGCCGGAGCGGCTTGGAGGGCGGGCGCAGCAGCAGGCTTGGCCTGGGCATTCTGGGCATCTTCTTTCGTGATGCGGCCATCGCGGCCGGTCCCGGCTACGTCGGTGGCGGCAATGCCTTTCTCATCGAGAATCTTCCCGGCGGCCGGCGAGGGCACGCCGGTAGCATAAGTAGCCGCGCCGCCCGCGACCGGGGCCGAGGCCAGCGCCGCCACGGGAGCCGCCGCAGCAGCAGCAGCCGGAGCCGGAGCCGCCGGAGCCGCCGGAGCCGCACCGCTACCACCCTCGATGCGCGCAATCACGGCCCCAATGCTGATGGTTTCGCCTTCCTTCACGGCGTGGCGCAGGATGCCGGCTGCCTCGGCGGGCAGCTCAAACGTGGCCTTGTCCGATTCGAGCTCGGCAATCACTTCGTCGCGGCTCACCTGGGCACCGTCCTCTTTCAGCCACTTAGCCACCGTTACTTCCGCGATGGATTCGCCCACGTTAGGGATTTTCATCTCTACCGAGCCCCCACCAGCAGCGGGAGCTGCCGGAGCCGCAGCGGCCGCGCCGCCGTAGCCGGCCTGGTCGCTGGCGGCGGGGTTTTCTTCGCCTTTGTTGATGGGGTCGGCAGCCGGGGCGCTGGCAGCGGCCGGGGCGGGCGCAGTGGCGGCCGGAGCCGGCGCGGCACCAGTTACGGCACCATCCAGGTCCGCAATCACGGTGCCGATACCGATGGTTTCACCCTCGGCCACGCGGATTTTCAGGATGCCATCCGCCTCGGCGGGCAGCTCAAACGTGGCCTTGTCCGATTCGAGTTCGGCAATCACCTCGTCGCGCTTCACGGCCTCGCCGTCTTTCTTGAGCCACTTGGCAATGGTGACTTCGGTGATGGATTCGCCAACGGCGGGAATTTTGATTTCGAGGGCCATAAACTAGGGTGGCGTGGGAAAGTGTAGTTTCTTCTGATGTTGATTGAAATGAGCCGCGTACGGGGCTGAAACGGCAAGCTAAAGCTTACCGCACCAGCTTAATCCAGCTTCTTGGCGGCTTCGGCAGTGGCTTTGATGTTGCCATCGGCCACGGCCTCCTTGGGCTTGTCGAAGGCGCGGGCCACGAGCTCCTTTTGCTCCTTTACGTGGATTTTGTTGTAGCCGGTGGCCGGCGAGGCCGAGGGCTTGCGCGAAATCACGTCTTCCAGCTCGCGGCGCATGTAGCGGAGCATGAAGTTCCAGTAGCCCATGTTCTCGGGCTCTTCCTGCACCCAGTAGATTTTGGCTTTGCCGTACTTGGCCAGCTCGGCATCAAGCTGCTTTTTGGGGAAGGGATGCAGCTGCTCGAGGCGCACAATGGCCACGTCCTTGCGGTCAGAAGTGCGCTGCTCGTCGAGCAAGTCGTAGTACACCTTACCCGAGCACAGCAGCACGCGCTTCACCTTTTTGGCTTCGGCAAAATCATCGCCCAGCACCTCACGGAAATGCCCGCCGGTGAACTCCTCCAGCGGCGATACGCACAACGGGTGACGCAGCATCGACTTGGGCGACATCACCACCAGCGGCTTGCGGAAGCTCCACGTCAGCTGGCGGCGCAGGGCGTGGAAGAAGTTGGCCGGCGTGGTGATGTTGGCTACCACGATGTTGTTCTCGGCCGCCAGCTGCAGAAACCGCTCGGGGCGGGCGTTAGAGTGCTCGGGGCCCTGGCCTTCGTAGCCGTGGGGCAGCAGCATCACCAGGCCGTTCATGCGCTGCCACTTGCTCTCAGAGCTCACCACAAACTGGTCAATCATGGTTTGGGCACCGTTGGCGAAGTCGCCGAACTGCGCTTCCCACACCACCAGGGCCGTGGGGTTGGCCATGCCGTAGCCGAATTCGAAGCCCAGCACCGCATATTCGCTCAGCAGCGAATTATAAATGCTCAGCTTCTGGTTCTCGCCTTCAATGTTGTTCAGCGAGTTGTATGGAGCCGAGGTTTCGGCATCGTGCAGCACCGCGTGGCGGTGCGAGAACGTGCCACGCTGCACGTCCTGGCCACTCACGCGCACAATGTGCTTTTCCGTCAGCAGCGAGCCGTAAGCCAGCAGTTCGCCGGCGGCCCAGTTCAGCACGCGGGTTTCGTAGAACATTTTGCGGCGCTCCTTCAGCAGGTTATCAATCTGCTTGATGGGCTTGAAGCCGTCGGGAATCGTAGTCAGGGCCTTGGCCACTTTCTCCACGCTTTCGGCCGAAATGCCGGTTTCGGGCGACTGCTCAAAATCCTCGGGCGTGCTGCGGCGCAGGCTGCGCCACTCATTTTCCAGGGCCTGGTACTTGTAGGGCAGTGGGGCCTGCTTCACCAAATCGAGGCGGGCCTGCAGGGTTTCGCGGAATTCCTTGTCCATCTGGGCAGCCAGCTCGGCATCCACATCACCGCGCTGCACCAGCATGGTATTGTAGACCTCGCGTGGGTTCTGGTGCTTCGAGATGAGGTTGTAGAGCGTGGGCTGGGTGAACTTGGGCTCGTCCGACTCGTTGTGGCCGTGACGGCGGTAGCACACCATATCAATAAAGATATCGGCGTGGAACTGCTGGCGGTACTCCGTCGCCAGCTGCACGGCAAACACCACCGCCTCGGGGTCATCACCGTTCACGTGCAGCACGGGTGCATCGATGATTTTAGCCAAATCCGTTGAGTAAATCGACGAGCGGGCATCCTCAAAATCGGTGGTAAAACCAACCTGGTTGTTAATCACGAAGTGGATGGTACCGCCCGTTTTATAGCCTTCCAGCTGCGACATCTGCGTCAGCTCGTAGCCGATGCCCTGGCCAGCCAAAGCCGCGTCGCCGTGGATGAGGATGGGCAGAATCTGGTGGTAGTCGCCGCCGTACTGGTGCTCAATTTTAGCCCGCACGAAACCTTCCACCACCGGATTCACCGCCTCCAGGTGCGAAGGGTTGGGGGCCAGCTTCAGGTTGACTTTCAGGCCGGTGCTGGTTTCCACTTCCGAGCTGTAGCCCATGTGGTACTTCACGTCGCCGTCGCCCATGGTCAGGTCGGGCACGGCGGTGCCTTCAAACTCCGAGAAAATCTGCTCGTACGTCTTGCCCATGATGTTGGCCAGCACGTTCAAGCGGCCGCGATGGGCCATGCCAATCATCACTTCCTTCACGCCCAGCTCCGCGCCCTTGCCGATGATGGCATCCAGCGCGGGAATGGTGGTTTCGCCGCCTTCGAGCGAGAAGCGCTTCTGCCCCAAAAACTTGGTATGCAGGAAGTTTTCGAACACCACGGCCTCGTTCAGCTTCTTCAGAATGCGCTTTTTGTATTCCGCGCCGGGGTTGAAGGCCAGCGAGTCGCGCTCCACTTTCTCGCGAAACCAGTCCAGCACCTGCGGGTCGCGGATAGACATGTACTCGAAGCCGATGGGGCCGGTATAAATCTTCTCCAGCGCGGCCACGATGTCGCGCAGCTTGGCTTGCCCGCCCAGGCCAAGCACTTCGCCGTTGCGAAAGGCCGTGTCGAGGTCAGCCTCGCTCAAGCCGAAATCGGCGAGGTCGAGGCGGGGCTTGCGGTCCTTGCGCTCGCGCACCGGGTTGGTTTTGGCGCGCAGGTGGCCCCGGCTGCGGAAAGCATGGATGAGGTTGCGCACGGCCGTTTCCTTATCGGAGGCAGGTGCACCGCTGGCCAGGCCGGGCGCGTTGTTGGTCGAGGCCAACGTATTGAGCACCCCGTAGTCGTCGGGCTGCGGGCGCGGGCCGGGGGCAGGCGAAGCCGTCGTGGTCAGCGCGCTGCCATTGACGGCCGCGCCGGGCACCAGGGGGGCACCTTCGGGAAACTGCTGCGAGAAGTCAAACCCTTCAAAAAACTTGCGCCAGCCGAAATCCACCGACTCCGGGTTCTGCTGGTACGCCTGATACAGGGTTTCGATGGCCACCGCGTCGGCGTTGGCTAGATAAGAATAAGAGTCCATTGGGAATTCAGCTTAGGTAAGGCCCTGTAAAAGTAAGGTGCTTATGATACAGGCAAAAACCTGTATGCGACTATACAAATTTTTTTAATAGTCAGCAACATACGCTCACTCTCATTAGCCTGCACGGTGACTTGGCTTGTCAATTTATCGAAAAATGCCAGGATGACGGGTTTTAATTTCTAAGTAGGTCCTCCTGTATCAGGTGTGCTCAGCCCAAAAGCCAGGGTCCAACGGGCAACAAAAGCACCCCCAGATTTATATTAATTTTTTTCTATATAATACCCTCACGTGCCGTCAGGCTGCTTTCGAATTGCGCATTCAGATTCACCTGAACTTATCTGCTAATCAAACCGTTAATCACTTTCTGCCCGTGTTTTTAGCCCGGGCAGGGCCTATACCGCCGGGCATTTTGGCGGGCGTACGAATACCATTTTAATGAATAATGTTAAGCTATTAGCCGACCTACTTATTGCTGCTGCGGCCCTGACTACGCCGCTTTTCCCTAGCACACCCACTGCCGAAGCCAAAGGGCTTGAGGAGTTTCTGATACCGCACCGAACCATGCTTAAACACGCCGTTAAGGCGAAAAAGCTGGTCACCCACGCCCTTACTTATACGGTAACGGCTACCGCCTACCAAGCCGTGCCCGGCCAAACGGACAGTGAGCCGTTCATCACGGCTGACAATTCCCGCATCAAACCACACTATGGGAGCAAAAAGCGCTGGATGGCCCTGTCGCGCGACTTGCTGAAACCGTGGGGCGGCCCTTTCAAATTTGGCGATAAGGTGCGCGTACGCGGCCTCTCGCCCAAACTCGACGGCGTGTACACCATTCATGACACCATGAACCGCCGCCACCACCACTGCATGGACGTGCTGACCCACCCCAGCGAGAAATACGATATTTTTCAGAAGGGCGTGAAGATTCAGCCCCTTGCAGTACTGTAAAAACACTTATTGCTATTCTATAAAAGGCACGAAAAAGGCCGTACCCTTGTCAGGTGCGGCCTTTTTCACGTTTTGAACAATTCGCCGATTGCCCTATTTCGGCATTGCCATTTTGAAAATGCGGAAGGGCTGGCGGGGCTGGCCCACGCCCTTGTTCCAGGTGGCCGTTTTGTGGATGGCGGAGTTGGCCACGTACAGGTTGCCGTCGGCGGCGAAGCTGTAGGTATCGGGCCATTGCAGGCGCGAATCCCTGGCTACGGTTTCGATTTTGCCGGCGGGCGTGCGGCGCAACAGGGCACTTTGCTCAAAGGAAGTGAGGTAAACGTTGTTGGCGGCGTCGATTTCGAGGCCATCGGAGGCGGGGATTTCGCCCACGGTTTCAACTGCCTGGGCCAGTTGGGCTTCGCTTAGGGCGGCATCGCGCAGGACGGCGGTTTTAATGCGGTAGAGGGTGTGACCGGTGAGCGGGCAGTAGTAGAGGTAGGTATTGTCGGTGCTCAGGGCAATGCCGTCGACATTGAACTGGGCGGGCTTGCCCTGGGGGTCGAGCATCGGGTGGCCTTCAGCTTTGATGACCAGGCCTTTCACGGCTTTGGTGGAAGGATGGCTGGCCAGCAGACGGCGCGATTTCAGGGTTTTCAAATCGGTGACAACCAGTGCGCCGGTGCCCGATTCAGTGAGGTAGGCGTAGTTGTTCTGCAGGTCGATGCGCACGTCGTTGAGATAGGACTTGCGCGGGGCCACATCGGCCGGGAAAGGAATGGTGAGCAGAACCTGGCCGGTTTTGGGGTCGGTTTTCACCAGTTTGGGGCCGCCGGGCACGGTAAACTTCAGGCCGGGCGCGGCGGGGTCTAGAATCCAGACCATGCCCGATTTATCAGCAAACACGGTTTGGGGGCAAATCCAGTGCTTGAGCGGTTCCGATTTCACGGAGTCGTTCCACATGCACCAGCTGGCGTTGGGATACGGCGAGAGGGTGTTGTTGGGGCCCACTTTGGCAATGGGGTACACGGGGTTGTAGTCCCAACGCGGAAAGCAGGCGAATATTTCGCCGCCAGGGGCCACGGCCACGCCCACCATCTGCGGGTCGGTAAACTCGGCCACCACTTGCAGGGGCGAATTGGTGGCGGCCGTATCGGCACTGGTGCCGGTGGCATCGGGGGCCGAGCCGATAGCGGCCGTGTCGGCTTTGCCGGAAGGGGCTGAGCAGCCGGCCAGCAGCAGGCCGGCGGCCGCGTTGAGCAAGAGCAGCTTGGAAAAAGACATGTTTCGTGGTGTTTAGGAGAGCAGGAAACGCAAAAAAAACCAGCCGGGATGGGTGGGGGTTTCTCATACGGCCGGCTGGCGCGCACGTTGGAGCAGACAAGGGTAAGCTCGCCCGTGACAGGCGCTGGCTTATTGGTGCGCAGCCGAATCCAGAGCGGTAGTTCGCGGGGCAACAGCTGCAGAATCCGAGCGCGGGCGCGTGGGGCGGAGCATGACAACCGGTGCAGGATGGGCGGGTGCCACACGCACGGTTTCGGGAACGGCCACGGTGGTAGGCAACGGCTCGGCCTGCGGGCCGGTTTCGATGGGCACGGCCAGGGCCAGCGAATCGGCAGCGGTTTGGCTGGTGCTGGAAATGTGCTCCGATGGTGGCCGGTTCATGTTCAGGTACAGCACCACCGCCAGAAATGCCAGTACGCCCCCAATGGAGAGAATCAGGGCCAGCGAGTTGCGGGCCGGCTCTTCGGCCATGGGCGGAAACTCGTCGCGGGTTCGCCAGGCGGGCTCGGGCTCGGGCAGGGGTTCGGGGCCGGCGGGGAAGTGCGCGGGGGTGGGCAGCTCTTCGGCCAGCGGCGCATTGGGCGCAACCGCTACGGGCGAGGGCTCGAACACGGGGGGCGGAGGCGGCACCACCGGCTCGGGAGCGATAAATTCGGGAGCGGCCAGGGGGACCGGCGTAGCAGGCGTGGCGAACACCAGCCGCTGCTTCAAAGCTTCGAACTCGGCGGGCGTAATGGCCCCGGAATCCAGCATTTCCTTGAGCTGGCGGAGGGTGTCGAGGGGTGAATTGGGGTTGTCCATGACCAGAATACGGCCGGCGGTGGGCCTAGTTTTTGCGGTCGAGGGCCGAAAGGCGGTCGCGGCGGCGTTGCAGGCGCAGGCGGCTTTCGTCGAGCAGCAGGTTGTTTTTAGTTTGCGAAGCCGAATCGGTGCGCGATTGCAGCAGGTTTTCGGCGTTCTTTTTCTTCAGCTCCTCAATACGGGCCAGGTTGGCTTCGGTGTTGCTTCTCAGTGCGGCCTGCTCCTTTTCGAGTCGCTCTTTTTCCTTTTCGGTGGCTTTGAGCTTCTTCTCGGCTTCGGCAATCATGTCGCGGTAGGCCTTGAGGCGGGCAGCCCCGGCAAAGTTCTGGGCAATGGCGCGCAGGGCATCGTACTCGGTTTTGATGCTGCTGGGGTCGAAGAAGGTATTATCATCGAACCCACCGAAAATGGCCACCTCCGCCACCGAATCCGACGGGGCGATGATGGTGGCGTAAAGGTCCACCAGCTTGCCCGAAATGGTGCTGGCGGGGGTTTGGCGGGCCACCAGCACGTCGCTTTTATTGAACCCCAGTACGCCGCCGGCCTTGAACTTCACGTTGTAGCTGCTCTTCATCCAATCCTGGAAAAACGCGCGCACGTCGGTGGCCTTGCCATCAACCTGTACTTTGAGCGCGGCACGGGGCTTTTTGTTGTAGTTCACGTCGCCGGGGCGCACGTCGTAGAGCTGAGCCGAAGCCGGGGTGCCCGCCAGCAGGCTGGCCAGCATCAGCAGCAGAAAGCAAATTTTAGACATAACGCAGGGGGTAAAAAACGGCGGTTAGCGCAGCTCGTGGCGGTCGAAGGCGGCCTGCAAATCGGCGCGCATGGCCTGGAAACGGGCAATGGCGGCGGCCAGAAATTCGTCGTCAAGCAGCTCGCGGGCCTCGGCATCGGTGCCGGTGAGCAGGTCGAGCTCGGCCACTTTATAGGTCTGTTCCAGGTTGCCCTGCTCCAGTTTCAGCAGGAACTTGCCGTTCCAGGCCAGGAGCGTGATTTTGACGGCGGGATGGGGGATGTCGGCAACGTGACGCACAGGACCACAGATTTATCGGATTTTAACGAATGGGAACAGTTTTTTTGGGGTTCGCCACCCAACAGACTGCCTCCAAAAGCTGGTCGAATCTAGCCCTTATTTTTGGGATGAAAGGCGATTCCGACTTAAATACACTTGAATCGGAACTCCAAAAAACCCGTTCCCATCCGTTAAAATCCGATAAATCTGTGGTCTAAGCTCGACCTAACACCTCTCCGCTGCCGTGCGTAAAAAGCCCGGTGGTCCGGTGCTACGGACCGGGTTTTTTCACTTTTATTTCACTACTGCCATGCCTCAGGGAGATAAATCGAAGTACACCGACAAGCAGAAGCGCCAGGCCGAGCACATTGAAGACGGCTACGAGAAGAAAGGCGTTTCGGAGAAGGAAGCCGAGGCCCGCGCCTGGGCCACGGTGAATAAAAACGACGGCGGCGGGAAACAACCCGGCGGCTCGGGCCGTAAGAAGGCCGACAAATGATTTCTTGGTCAGTTCCAACGATGCCAAGTGGCTGTCACCCCACAAAAACAGCGCCTCCCGCAAACGATTACGGGAGGCGCTGTTTTGATATACCGACGGCTACAGTGGTTTCCGGGCCACCATTTTCACCAGCCGCAGCTGCTGCCAGGTAAAGTCGGCAGTGCCGATGGACTCTTCGTAGCGCACTATTTTCAGGCCGGCGGCTTTGTATAAGGTAAGCAGCTCGTTGGTTTGGAAAAACACGCGGTAGTCGCCGCCCACTACCTACAGCTTTTCGGTGGCATCCATGTGGAAGGCTTCGAGCACGACCAGGCCGCCGGGTTTCGGAGCGCGCCTGATGCGGGCGGCGTAGTCGTGGCCGCCGGCGTAGCTCAGCACAATGAGGTCCCATTTATTGGTACCCCAGTCGTACTGGGCCATGTCGGCTACTTCGGTGGTGATTTTGACGCCGAGGCTGGTAGCTCTTTTTTGCGCGTAATCCAGAGCTTTTTCGGCCACGTCGGCTCCCGTTACCTGCCAGCCCTACTGGGCCAGGTAAATGGCGTTGCGACCTTCGCCCATGTCGGCGTCGAAGGCAGTACCGGGCCTGAGGTTTCTCACGGTTTCGACCAGCAGGGCATCGGGCTGCTCGTTGAGCACGCGGGCCCGCATCAGCGAATCGATGAGCAGGTAGTTCCAGCGCTGGCGGGTGCGCTCGGCCATTTCACGGTTGTAGGCGGCTTGCTGGGCGGCGGTGGGGCTGGCGAGCAGCACGGGGTCGGGGCCCAGCCCGGGGATGGGCGGCAGGCTACGGCTTGGCGGGCGCGGGCTGCTGCGCCCGGGCCGGGCTCAGTATCAGGAACAGGGCCATGCTCAGCAACAAGCTGGCCGGCAGAAGCCGCACCAAGGAAGATGATTTCATCGTGCGCTCGAATTAAGTGGATTAGCCTAAAATTATTCATTAAATAGCGAATAATATATATTGAAGCTGTTTAGAAAGTCCCCGAACGGTCATGCTTCGCTGCGCTCTGCATGACCGTTCGGGGACATTTTGCAACTTTCTAAACAACTCCATTACCTCGCTCAGCGCTTTCACGCGCCATCCAGCCGGAGGCTGTAATTTTCGGGCATGAACAAGCTCTTTCTTGGCGCGCTGGCCTTGCTCCCACTCGCGGCGGCCGCCCAAACCCCTCCCCCATCCGCCGTGCTCACGCCCGAAAAGCTCTGGCAGTTGGGCCGACTGGGCGAAATGCAGGTATCGCCCGATGGCAAAACGGTGGCTTACACCGTGACCAAATACAACCTGGCCGAGAACAAGGGCAACGCCGACATCTGGACCGTGCCCGTGGCCGGTGGCACGCCGAAGAGACTCACCGACACGCCCGGCTCGGAAAACACCCTGAACTGGCGGCCCGATGGCAAGCTGACCTTCCTTTCGGGCGAAGGCAGCACCGACCAGCTCTACGTGATGAGTGCCAATGGCAGCGGCAAACAGAAGCTCAGCGACTTCCCCGACCAGGGCCTGAGCAACCTGAAATACGCGCCGAAGGCCAATTTCATCCTCTACACGCAGGACGTGAAATCGAGCCCGACCACGCTGGATATGTTTCCGGACCTGCCCAAGGCCGATGCCAAAATCATCGACGACCTGAACTACCGCCACTGGAACGTGTGGGACGACCACCTCGCCAGCCACGTTTTCTTCCAGCCCCTGAACGGTGACGGCAAGCCCGAAGGCTACGGCAAGGACCTGATGCCCGGCGAGAAATTCGACTCGCCGCTGATGCCCGACGGCGGCTCTGAGCAACTGGCCTTTTCGCCCGATGGCTACCGCATTGCCTACACCAGCCGCAAGCTGACTGGCAAGGCCGAGGCCGAGAGCACCAACGCCGACATTTACCTCTACGATATTCACAACCAGCAAACCGTGAACCTGAGCGAGGGCCTGGGTGGCTACGACACCGAGCCCAGCTTCTCGCCCGATGGCAAGCAGGTGGCCTGGCTGAGTATGGCCACGCCCGGCTTCGAGAGCGACCGCAACGGCATTGTGGTGTATGATTTCGCCAGCAAAAAGCGCGTTGACATCACCAAAGGCTCGGAGCTGAGCGCGGGCAACGTACGCTGGAGCGCCGACGGTAAAACCCTCTACTTCCTGGCCGTGGTGACGGGCGCGGAGCAGCTGTTTGCGGTGCCCGGCAAAGGCGGCAAAATCCGTCAGCTCACCACCGGCGCGCAGAATTACAACGCGTTTGAGCTGGTGGGCCGGGACCAGGCCGTGGCCAACCGCACCACCCTTTCGGCCTTCGCCGACATCGTGCGGCTGGATTTGAAAACGGGCAAGGAAACGCCACTTACCACCATTAACCAGCAGGAGCTGGCGGGCATCAAATTCGGCAAGGTGGAGGACCGCCGCGTGACCACCACCGACGGCAAGCAGATGCAGGTGTATGTGATTTACCCGCCCGATTTCGACCCGGCCAAAAAGTACCCCACCCTGCTCTACTGCCAGGGCGGGCCGCAGGCCCCCATCACCCAGAGCCAGAGCTACCGCTGGAATTTCCAGCTGATGGCGGCCAATGGCTACATCGTGGTGGCGCCCAACCGGCGCGGCCTGCCCGGCTTCGGGCGCGAGTGGAACGACGCTATTTCGGGCGACTGGGGCGGCCAAGCTATCCGCGACTATTTCTCGGCGATTGATGCCATCAGCAAGGAGCCGTTTGTGGACAAGGACCGCCGCGGCTGCGTGGGTGCCAGCTACGGTGGTTTCGCGGTGTATTACATGGCCGGCCACCACGAAGGCCGCTTCAAAACCTTTATTTCGCACGACGGCCTCTACAACCTCACCAGCTGGTACCCCAGCACCGAGGAAATGTTTTTCGCCAAGCACGACATGGGCGGCGCGCCCTGGGACGCCACGCCCAGCAAATCCTACCAGGAATTCAACCCCCAGATGTTCGTCAAAAACTGGGATACGCCCATTCTGGTCATCCAGGGCGGCAAGGATTTTCGGGTGCCCGAGGGGCAGGCGATGGAGGCCTTCGGCACGGCGCAGCTGCGCGGTATTCCGAGCCGGTTTCTGTACCTGCCCAACGAGGGGCACTGGGTGACGAAGCCGCAAAACTCGGTGCTCTGGCAGCGGGTGTTTTTTGAGTGGCTGGGCCGCACGCTGAAGCCCGGCGGGCAGGCGGGCAAGTAAGTTGGCTCAATCGTTTTTAGAAAACCCATCCGGTCGTCCGGATGGACTTTCTGGCGTTGGGACTTGGGGGCGGGCGGCTTTCGGCGCGGGCACGCATTTTATCCGTTGGCTCAAACCAGATAGCCATCAAGGCGATGGCCGGGGCGGAACGGCAGATGAAGAGGCATTCAGCTATTGCCGGGCGAAAAATCGGTACCTTTCAAGCAGGTTGTTTTTCTGAAAAACAATTATTTATACCCCACGCCGTATACACCGGCATTATGCTGGTTTTTAGGGTGCGGCAGCGGTTTTCCGCGGATTTCAGGCCCGCCCGCATCATTATAAAAATAGCGAAAACTTGCCTGCCGGGCCAGTTCAACCACTCCATGAAGGAAAGCGAAAAGCGTTACCGCCGGCTTA
This region includes:
- a CDS encoding DUF4126 family protein; the encoded protein is MKNSRKTHRPAKFWPVLGFATLAGMRSMSAPAFLSHYFSRQPHAGLEDSRLRFLQKPMTADLLKLLAAGEVVVDKLPGTPDRIAPPPLLGRLLSGALVGAAWYRSRQGSALHGGMLGGLVAVASSFVSYALRTGISEQAGVPSALVGAGEDALVIAGGAALLHGQQPPHGEWRPL
- the odhB gene encoding 2-oxoglutarate dehydrogenase complex dihydrolipoyllysine-residue succinyltransferase, which encodes MALEIKIPAVGESITEVTIAKWLKKDGEAVKRDEVIAELESDKATFELPAEADGILKIRVAEGETIGIGTVIADLDGAVTGAAPAPAATAPAPAAASAPAADPINKGEENPAASDQAGYGGAAAAAPAAPAAGGGSVEMKIPNVGESIAEVTVAKWLKEDGAQVSRDEVIAELESDKATFELPAEAAGILRHAVKEGETISIGAVIARIEGGSGAAPAAPAAPAPAAAAAAAPVAALASAPVAGGAATYATGVPSPAAGKILDEKGIAATDVAGTGRDGRITKEDAQNAQAKPAAAPALQAAPATAQVPATSSQAAGGSREVRRERMSNLRKTVARRLVTVKNETAMLTTFNEVNMQPIMDLRNKFKDQFKAKNGVGLGFMSFFTKAVCVALKEWPSVNAQIDGTDIVFNDFCDISIAVSAPKGLVVPVIRNAEQLSFEGIEKEVVRLAGLARDNKLTIEQMTGGTFTLTNGGVFGSMLSTPIINAPQSAILGMHNIIQRPIAENGQVVIRPMMYLALSYDHRIIDGRESVSFLVRVKELLEDPSRLLLGV
- a CDS encoding 2-oxoglutarate dehydrogenase E1 component produces the protein MDSYSYLANADAVAIETLYQAYQQNPESVDFGWRKFFEGFDFSQQFPEGAPLVPGAAVNGSALTTTASPAPGPRPQPDDYGVLNTLASTNNAPGLASGAPASDKETAVRNLIHAFRSRGHLRAKTNPVRERKDRKPRLDLADFGLSEADLDTAFRNGEVLGLGGQAKLRDIVAALEKIYTGPIGFEYMSIRDPQVLDWFREKVERDSLAFNPGAEYKKRILKKLNEAVVFENFLHTKFLGQKRFSLEGGETTIPALDAIIGKGAELGVKEVMIGMAHRGRLNVLANIMGKTYEQIFSEFEGTAVPDLTMGDGDVKYHMGYSSEVETSTGLKVNLKLAPNPSHLEAVNPVVEGFVRAKIEHQYGGDYHQILPILIHGDAALAGQGIGYELTQMSQLEGYKTGGTIHFVINNQVGFTTDFEDARSSIYSTDLAKIIDAPVLHVNGDDPEAVVFAVQLATEYRQQFHADIFIDMVCYRRHGHNESDEPKFTQPTLYNLISKHQNPREVYNTMLVQRGDVDAELAAQMDKEFRETLQARLDLVKQAPLPYKYQALENEWRSLRRSTPEDFEQSPETGISAESVEKVAKALTTIPDGFKPIKQIDNLLKERRKMFYETRVLNWAAGELLAYGSLLTEKHIVRVSGQDVQRGTFSHRHAVLHDAETSAPYNSLNNIEGENQKLSIYNSLLSEYAVLGFEFGYGMANPTALVVWEAQFGDFANGAQTMIDQFVVSSESKWQRMNGLVMLLPHGYEGQGPEHSNARPERFLQLAAENNIVVANITTPANFFHALRRQLTWSFRKPLVVMSPKSMLRHPLCVSPLEEFTGGHFREVLGDDFAEAKKVKRVLLCSGKVYYDLLDEQRTSDRKDVAIVRLEQLHPFPKKQLDAELAKYGKAKIYWVQEEPENMGYWNFMLRYMRRELEDVISRKPSASPATGYNKIHVKEQKELVARAFDKPKEAVADGNIKATAEAAKKLD
- a CDS encoding RlpA-like double-psi beta-barrel domain-containing protein — protein: MLKHAVKAKKLVTHALTYTVTATAYQAVPGQTDSEPFITADNSRIKPHYGSKKRWMALSRDLLKPWGGPFKFGDKVRVRGLSPKLDGVYTIHDTMNRRHHHCMDVLTHPSEKYDIFQKGVKIQPLAVL
- a CDS encoding L-dopachrome tautomerase-related protein; this encodes MSFSKLLLLNAAAGLLLAGCSAPSGKADTAAIGSAPDATGTSADTAATNSPLQVVAEFTDPQMVGVAVAPGGEIFACFPRWDYNPVYPIAKVGPNNTLSPYPNASWCMWNDSVKSEPLKHWICPQTVFADKSGMVWILDPAAPGLKFTVPGGPKLVKTDPKTGQVLLTIPFPADVAPRKSYLNDVRIDLQNNYAYLTESGTGALVVTDLKTLKSRRLLASHPSTKAVKGLVIKAEGHPMLDPQGKPAQFNVDGIALSTDNTYLYYCPLTGHTLYRIKTAVLRDAALSEAQLAQAVETVGEIPASDGLEIDAANNVYLTSFEQSALLRRTPAGKIETVARDSRLQWPDTYSFAADGNLYVANSAIHKTATWNKGVGQPRQPFRIFKMAMPK
- a CDS encoding SHOCT domain-containing protein → MDNPNSPLDTLRQLKEMLDSGAITPAEFEALKQRLVFATPATPVPLAAPEFIAPEPVVPPPPPVFEPSPVAVAPNAPLAEELPTPAHFPAGPEPLPEPEPAWRTRDEFPPMAEEPARNSLALILSIGGVLAFLAVVLYLNMNRPPSEHISSTSQTAADSLALAVPIETGPQAEPLPTTVAVPETVRVAPAHPAPVVMLRPTRPRSDSAAVAPRTTALDSAAHQ